A segment of the Flavobacteriales bacterium genome:
CATCCTTGTAAGCAATCTCTGTTTCCATTCGTCCTTTACCGTCATAAAACCGCCACAGGCTGTCGAGCTTACCAGCCATTCGACCACCTTCAGAACGAAGCGCTCCATTGTCGTGGAAATTTCGCCACCAGCCTTCCGGCTTCCCATTCACGATTCGCCCCTCGCTGCTCACCTGACCGTTCTGGTGGAAGTACTGAACCAAGCTGTCCTGCCCAAGGATAGCATTCAGCGCACACATCAATGCAATGAGCATGAGCAAGCGGGCATTCATAATCATTCTCTTTAAAGGATTGATGTTGATATAGTATGTCTGGTTGGATCTGTTCGCATCTGGATGGCCGCTTGGTTGCTTCTTCGGGTTATCAAAAGTAATTCACTGTCGGGCCACGATCGGTTGCCACCGTAGTCCGATCATTTGACCCTGGATGTCAAGGGTGCAAATAGGTGCATTAACGATCGTGCATGGGACTTGATTAGGGGGAGGGTGGATAACTTGCGGCTTATGGAAAGGCATTCCATTGTTGAGCAACGGTTGAGAAACACGGGGATGATTAACATGGTACCGGCCATGAGTCACCAGAAATTGACAGGATCGTGGAATACCGAAACTTACCAGCGTATATCAACAGGAAATATGGAAGATGAACATGCGACTTGTTGATACCTGCTTATTCGACACTACGGGTATATTCGCGGCATGCGAAAGTGCCTGTCAATCGGCAGCGATCATGCTGGGTTCGGGTTGAAGGGAATCCTGGCGAACCATATTGGTGAAGCAGGTTGGGAGGTCCATGACTTGGGAACGCATTCGGAGAACAGCATGGATTATCCGGACCCGGCACATGCTGTCGCGCGGGCCGTGGCCTCCCGGGAATCAGATTTCGGAATCCTTATATGCGGAAGCGGGAATGGAGTGAGCATGGCGGCGAATCGGCATCCCGGCGTGCGATGCGCCTTGGCTTGGAATCCTGAGATTGCAGAGCTCGGGCGCTTGCACAACAACGCAAACGTGCTTGCCATACCTGCTCGTTTCGTTTCGGCACCTATCGCGTTAGCCATGGTCGATGCTTTCTTGCGGACAGGCTTCGAAGGGGGCAGGCATCAACGACGCATAGAGAAGATTGAAACGATTTGATTGCATGAGGCTGAATCATTTGACGCTGATTATCGGCCTGATCAGCTGCGCTGCGCATGCACGCGGGCAAGCTGATTCGATAATGCACCATTTCGCCGCGGCAATCGATCAGCGCGAGCTACGGATGCACCTGGAAGTACTCGCCTCCGATTCCTTCATGGGAAGGGACACCGGCAAGGAAGGGCAAAAGATGGCAGCGGCTTACCTCCGTGATAGGTTCAGGGGCTTCGGCGTTCCCCCGTTGTCGTGCGTTGGGGTAGAGAAAGGCTTCTATCAACCTTATGAGCTAATCGAGTCGAGCAGGGGATCGATCTCCTTGCGCTCGGCGCGCTCCGTGCTGAGTTGGCCGGGCGAGCTGCTTTATTTCTCGGAGGAACTTGAGAGTGACCTCGTGGCTGACCAACTCATTGGCATGAAGCCGGGGAGAACAGTTGAACTAGCCACGAACCCGCGCGCGGTCGTCGTGCTCGATGCGCGGGATTCTGACGAAGGACTTGCGGGGATGCGTGGAGCCCGCGCTGGCTTGGAGGCTGTGAATAAAGCAGGGTACCAGGCCGCACTGGTGGTGGTGCGTGAGGACACAAAGGAGTTGCTCAGCGGCTTCGTGCATGCCGGCGCGACCAGCATGCGCTTGCTGTATGCAGATGAAGAAAAGGATGGCAACGGCTCAAGCATGCAGGTGTGCTACCTTACGGAGGAGGGCTTGCAGCGCTTGGTTGGTAGGCGAGGTGCCGCCAAACTACTCAAGAGGCAACATGGCAATGCGCTTACCGCAGCAATCTCCTTCAAGCGAGATAGGCACGAGGCCCGAATTCAAGCCGAGAATGTGCTCGCTTACATTGAAGGCTCGGAAATGAAGGATGAACTCATCGTCATCACTGCGCACTATGACCACATCGGCGTGGAGGATGGAATTGTCTTCAACGGCGCCGATGACGATGGGAGCGGAACGGTTGCCCTGATCGAGATCGCTCAGGCCTTCATGCTGGCTAAAGCCGCTGGGCATGGCCCGAAGCGGAGCGTCCTGGTGATGCCCGTGAGCGGTGAGGAGCGGGGACTTCTTGGGTCGCGCTATTACAGCGACCACCCGGTTTTCCCCTTGGAACAGACTGTGGCTAACCTGAACATCGACATGATTGGCCGCGTGGACAGCGCCCACGCGGCTTCAGGCCCATACGTGTACATCATTGGCAGCGACAAGCTGAGCACCGAATTGCACAGGGAGAATGAATTGGCCAATGGCGACAGGCTTGAACTGGACTACACCTTCAATGCTGCGGATGACCCGAACCGATTCTATTACCGCAGCGACCACTACAATTTCGCACGGAAAGGAATCCCATGCATCTTCTATTTCAGCGGCGTCCACGAGGATTATCATCGACCGGGCGACGACGTTGAGAAAATCAGGTTCGACTTGCTCGAATCTCGCGCAAGGCTAGTTTTCTGTACGGCTTGGAGGCTGGCGAACCGCGTGCAGCGTATCCGGGTTGATAAGCCTTAAGCTTCACGTCTCCTCGACCATACGCCGAAGGAACTCGTCGAGGTCCTTCCGGTATGAATCGTAATGTGGTCCGGTTCCTGGGCCGTAGAAACCAGTGCGTATGCGCATAATGGTTCCATCTCTTGCAATGAAGAGGCAGGTCGGGTAGCTGATCAGGCGCTTGAGAAAAGGCAGCTTCTCGCCAGCCTCTTCCTTAGAGGCCGACCCACCATATAGGATGGGGTAAGGAACGCTAAGCGATTTGGCGTAGCGCCGCAAAGCGTCCAATGCCCTTTTTTGGTCTGAGTGCTTCTCGAAGGCGACCGCCATGATGCGAAGGCCATGTGGGCTGTACTTCTCATGCATCTCGCGCAAGAGCAATGTCTCGTCCATGCAGTTGGGGCACCAGCTGCCCATGATGTGAATTAAGAGCGGATGGTTGGAGAAATCCGGGTCGTCGGGCGAACGCTCAACGCCGTCGAGGTCGGGGAATCGGAAGGCCACACGGTCGAATCCATCTTGCAGGAAGGTGAGCGAATCCGGATTGCGTAAGCGATAGGAGCTGTTGCGCACCGCAATCCAAGGCTCTTGCCAATGCGTTCCGCTCCAGAATCGACCGATCAACGAGTCGTTCCTTAGGCAGGCGGCGAAGAGGAAAGCATGGGAACCATCGAAGCATGATAGGTGCATGGAGTCCGAGGATGAGGAGCCGGCCAAGAACCTGTAGTCGCCCGTCTCCGTCATGAATGTGCCCGTAATGGAACCATCAGGATAAGCGTCGAAGCGCCCAACGGCGTTGTAAGCCTCGGGAGAATTGGGGCTGAACCAGGTTTGCCAAATTCCTGCGAAGCGCTCCGCTGAGCCGGGGGCCTGAGCGGCGAATCGAGGACGCGGACCATGAACAGCCGAGAAGGGGATTTTATAGGCCGACCCCCTTGTGTAATTGCGCCAGAATCCGCCTATCAGACTGTCGCCATGCAATCGGCCAAGGAACTCCGAATCGAACAAGGGCATTCGCAGGAAGAATGAGTCGCGTTCGATTCGCAGCTCACTCACATCAAGCGATTCTTCACCGTTCCGGATGACCGCATGATAGCCGCCAGACGAATCCTGCTTGATAAGCCAAGAGAACGGAAGCGACTCGCCATTCAAATCAAGCTCAACGCGCCACTCCCCTGCTCGCATGGCAGGAGTCTCAGAATCACAACCGGCTAAGGCAAGCACCAAGAAGCCAAGGACAATCCGGGTTTTCAAGGCGCCGAAGGTAGATGGCCGCACCAAACCAAGCCAGTCGCGCTATAGGTCAAACTTAATTCCTTGAGCAAGAGGCAGCGTGCGACCGTAGTTGATGGTGTTGGTCTGTCTGCGCATGTAAGCTTTCCAAGCATCGCTTCCGCTCTCCCTCCCCCCGCCGGTTTCTTTCTCACCGCCGAAGGCCCCCCCAATCTCGGCTCCACTCGTTCCAATGTTCACATTCGCAATACCGCAATCGCTACCCGACGCACTGAGGAATCGCTCGGCCTCGCGAAGGTCCAATGTCATGATGGCGCTGCTGAGCCCCTGCCTGACACCATTCTGAATCGCAATGGCTTCATGAATGTCTCCAGAATATCGGAGGAGGTAGAGAATGGG
Coding sequences within it:
- the rpiB gene encoding ribose 5-phosphate isomerase B, translating into MRKCLSIGSDHAGFGLKGILANHIGEAGWEVHDLGTHSENSMDYPDPAHAVARAVASRESDFGILICGSGNGVSMAANRHPGVRCALAWNPEIAELGRLHNNANVLAIPARFVSAPIALAMVDAFLRTGFEGGRHQRRIEKIETI
- a CDS encoding M28 family peptidase, coding for MRLNHLTLIIGLISCAAHARGQADSIMHHFAAAIDQRELRMHLEVLASDSFMGRDTGKEGQKMAAAYLRDRFRGFGVPPLSCVGVEKGFYQPYELIESSRGSISLRSARSVLSWPGELLYFSEELESDLVADQLIGMKPGRTVELATNPRAVVVLDARDSDEGLAGMRGARAGLEAVNKAGYQAALVVVREDTKELLSGFVHAGATSMRLLYADEEKDGNGSSMQVCYLTEEGLQRLVGRRGAAKLLKRQHGNALTAAISFKRDRHEARIQAENVLAYIEGSEMKDELIVITAHYDHIGVEDGIVFNGADDDGSGTVALIEIAQAFMLAKAAGHGPKRSVLVMPVSGEERGLLGSRYYSDHPVFPLEQTVANLNIDMIGRVDSAHAASGPYVYIIGSDKLSTELHRENELANGDRLELDYTFNAADDPNRFYYRSDHYNFARKGIPCIFYFSGVHEDYHRPGDDVEKIRFDLLESRARLVFCTAWRLANRVQRIRVDKP
- a CDS encoding TlpA family protein disulfide reductase translates to MHLSCFDGSHAFLFAACLRNDSLIGRFWSGTHWQEPWIAVRNSSYRLRNPDSLTFLQDGFDRVAFRFPDLDGVERSPDDPDFSNHPLLIHIMGSWCPNCMDETLLLREMHEKYSPHGLRIMAVAFEKHSDQKRALDALRRYAKSLSVPYPILYGGSASKEEAGEKLPFLKRLISYPTCLFIARDGTIMRIRTGFYGPGTGPHYDSYRKDLDEFLRRMVEET